CATACTAATTGGGGAAAATCTGGTCAGGCAAACCAAGCAGAagagaaatatataaaacttttttgtgaTTTAGGAGATGTATACGATTTAGATAGAGTTGAATACGTACCTCGTAGTGATGCAGGCAATGGTACATTTCTTGAGCTCCAATTCACGTATTCTACTAATAATTCCGAGTGGAGTGCATTATCGAATCCTATTCAATTTGAAGGTGACAGTTCAGTTAAAACTATACCCTTTGACGGAAAGAAATTAAGATATTTGCAACTAATTGTCATAAGTACCGTCGGCAGCTTTGGATCAGGAaggaatttgttattttataaaaaataaatcgacgattttcaaacaatttagttgtaataataaaatccaattttgaagcaaaaataaattattaaggcAGTCAAGCACATAGTAAAACTTATCTTTATCTAGGCGAATATCAATTTTGTAAGTCCTCGGCACTTCTAACTGCAATAATTGTACAAAGACACGCATTTTCATCAAAAACACAACTAATAGAGAGATCTTCTAGTACACAACTGTACTCGTGGTCTGGATATCTGGTTCTCACATAAACAGATCTTGGGTCTTCCGATAAAAGACCTTGTATATTTGCCTTGAACGATTGAGATCTATCGCCAATTAATTCATAAAGTCTTTCGTTAGCATCGTTTGTGAATGTTACTTGATATGTCCTTGAAGGTGGATTTGTAACCCAGGAGGCAACACGAATTCCATCCTGATTGAGATTCAAAGCTGATTGTGGAGGAGTGAATCTTTCTTGCCCATCTGGAGCTCCGCGTTCGTTTTCAACCCTTCGCATTGGAGACGTGATTGGCCCATCTAAAAGATCCTCGCTCGTCGGCGATTCTGGAGATGGCGATATAGGCGTGAGCAGATTCTGGGGTATTGAAACATCTACCACGGTTGATCGAGATAACTGACTAGTTGTGTCTATTCCCAGCTGTACTGAACATGGACTTAAACTGCAAGAAAagggtttaatttaattatatgcgCACATAATAGCCTACTATAAAACGTTAACactgtgcgtgtgtgtattgCCCTAttgtgatggcagatcagaatacagttgtcaccaatcCGTCGCATCCCGCGGGTGTCCTACGAAGTAACTAAGAGAACAActgagaacggacagcagcatcctctgtgatACTTACCATCTTAAACGATCACtaactcgtctgcccagcgtcgtgattataggcaaacagTCCCTTACGTTGGGAGAGACTTTTAATCCCGCAATggaataatgtattgaagtcgATTTCGATtgtacaacaatataatactataagctgaagtggcaataggcaaGACACaaagcttggagaaccgatagacgctGGTGTCTCAAATGGCTGGACTAGATAGCGCAGCATAGATAgccttcttcttagtcgtgcactcttggcagtggtcgtggctgctgtgATAAACTCCATGGCGTAAGGCATCATTGGATCGCACGGATTCCCGCGCGAGTCGTCTTTTTCCATAATCTCTATCCAAACGCCACTTTTGGCGTTTGGTACCATGTCGaaagcattccaccacagttgcctgggtcaacgatttcaccATATTAGTCCAACGAGTAGGCGACCGCCCTCTTCTATATATAGTAACCCACACTAATAGGACAGACGATAGCAAGCGAGACACTGTTGGAAACAGGCGTCACAAAACTGTAATttggacttttctataaaaaaaatctaccgtGCAGTGGATGTCCatcggttaatatgatgatgatgatgattatacaataaaattatgtctattttacatgattataaataattttagtaataaatattaataattatatttttttatttatatctacctCCAGCGGCACCGAAGTTTGACAGCTAAAATCCGACGATGGGATATTCTATCTTATTTGATACGGAGTTCAGAGTTGCAgtaaattaattcaataatatgtcatttcaaaattttgcaacgaatatatatatatatatatatttttaggcaCTATATACATATAGTATACGGAACAAAATTCTAGAAATGTTTATTAGAACTCAAAAAGAATTAGGCATTTTCGGCCGATGCTCGACGATACTTCATCATAAACTAACGCCAGCGGGGTTGGGTTCAGGGTTTACTATAGATAGTATTATGAAAAATGAccgttgaaaataaaataaaacaagtaatatgaacCTTTCGTCGGCAATTTGCAAACTGCCCATAGTTTCGGCTGTGTCACTGATGCCCTCAGTGGGCGGTCGCACTGACGTCACGGGTGTCGCATAAGCCGGCGGATAGTCATACTGTGGTATGTAGGGCTTTATGTCGAGAACTGGAGTACCATTGACCATGTCCACcccgttgaaatatattttatttcctgcaagtttttttttttaaataatacatttcgGTTAGGCAACATTTTTGTCAGGGATTCAAGAGGTATGTGCTAGAGACCCACCTAACCTACTGGCGACCAGTACTAAGTACTTGGGGGCTATAGATGCTGGTCATCACATATCCCAATAGATCGCCGCTACACAAAGGCTTTTCGAATatccttgctaatattataaacacgcTGATCTTGACGTAATTGTAGGGTAATTTGGACAAACATACTATACTCATTATATACCATGTAATAGGTTACAGTTTTCGTgttcaaaaaaaacttttttacccTTACTTGGATACATTTAGGCATTTAAGAGATCGGTTGGTGTTAACAAAATTTGATAACTTTTAGCCCAGCACAAaacaggatttttaaaaatcaatagaTTTCAGAGATTCACTGACGGAATTGTACTTGAGCATGCACTGACAACAAAGTAGCTTTTTCACTGCCTCTATTTCTATAAGAGCTAGCCCGCACTGTGAATAAAGTTCACGCCATTTATATTGCGCGTAGggattttacaaaatatttacacgACTTTAATCcgctaaaaaatataaatcctcAGACCTCATAATAGTATACCAATGCCTGCATCTCATATTATGAATGCAAAGttacagaatttaaaaaaagaatgttcAGCGATCAAATAAGTGTTATTAGTCTAAGTAGTAAGAGATAAATGTTACCATCAATACTATGCAGTTTAACCAGAGACAGTCCTATAGGGCACGGCCTGTGCGGCGATCTGGTCGAGAATACCCCGCGTTTTTCACCTTCTAATCTTGGCGGCGACACTTTCGCCGGCGCATTCGAACTTTCTGTCATGTGGAAATGGAAAATTATCCTACAAAAgagaatttattttcattataataataacagtttGCCATTTCAGGCGTGCAATAGGCGTATTATTCAAGCAGTAAGCTTACaaagagtatatttatattagttttaatgtaaacctTACAACACAATAACACAATCTTAAATGTCAAGCACTACATGTTTTATTAACGTTGCTGATTAAATTTTCGGTTCAGTTTAGTTCCATCTTTCTTTATAAACAATATAGAAATTATATCAAGTTTGATACTTTCATTGTGGATATTTGTCCTATCGGAATTCGGTAGCAGATGTCGTCAAAAGCAAAGGTTACTTATTAAGTATTTGTCTTCTGTCCCAGGTTAAGATAGAAGCTATTTATGTAGCAATTTTCATTGAGATTGGTTTAGAAGTGATGCTGAACATAATTAAGTTTGAATATCACACATTAGTTGACAAGTTGAGAAAATAATGAACAATATACAGaatattttatctatctttATAACCCATACATAGTATACTAACCACATGTGAGAAAATTCTGCCAAACCACACAAAGCATGTTCAGGATTATTAAACACACTAGAATCTATAACAACAACTCCTCTTGCTGTTGTTAATACTGAGGACTGTCTTGGCACACCCCTTTTATTACTGAACGCTGTCTCAATATAACCTATAGGTTTGTATGTAATTTCATAACTCTGTGATACTGAAGCTTGTACATTGTTGTGTGTGGATGCTAATGATGttgctgaaaaatattttaaacattttatccaTAGGTTGTAAGCAGAGATTAATCATCATAGAAGTTGGTGACCTGATCGATAAATATAGAGATTGGAATCTGGTCCTTCCCTTTTCTGTGCCTTAGAGATAAATATCACTAGCACCTGCTTAGGTGCAGCTTGGGTCTAAGGTTCGTTTCTATCTCTCACATTTGAGTGGTCTTTGCcgagtgaaaaataaatagtgaAACCAGTTAGAGcactgtgtttgtgtgttttaaagtactaaaaaatctattaaagtTTCTGTAGTAGCCCACCCTATAGAATGCAAATTAACAACATACAAAAGTTACTTTCCACAAGGTTTAGACAGGTAAAACAATGCATCACTTAGCAACAGATCCTAGCATAAATTTGTTACCATATTGGCTAAGGGTAGTTAACAGTttgatattattgttatttatgatAATTTCAAACCTATGGAATGATGGGTCTAAGTTTTATTTCCCCATTTCAGTTGTCTTTGTccagtaaacaataaataaacctaaTGGTGACAGCAGTAAGACCACTGTGTTGGTCTGTTTTGAAGAACTAATAAATCTATGTTTCTATAGCAGCCCACACTATAGAATGCAAATTAACAACATACAAAAGTTACTTTCCACAAGGTTTAGAAAGGTAAAACAATGCATCACTAAGCAACAGATTGTAGCATAGATTTGTTATCAATGTATATGCTATGATCTGTTGCTAATACCTAGTGTCATTTTAAGGTTTTCTATCATAACACATTtccattgtaaataatttatattatttaatattatatgatgattatgatgttatatttaataaatgatttatccCATAAAAAAGATCTACTACACAAACCTTCAGCTTTACAGTTAGCACAGCGTAGAGAACTCAGTGTAGACTTAATCTCATTGATTTCTTTCTGGTGTTCATGTTTTAGCGATGATATACGCTGCCTGAAATAAacataagattttttattaaaaaaaacaagaggcGAATTGGTCTTAGaatcttgaataaaaataatcaaacttaTTTTAGTTTGCGTGCTATTATATTTGAAtagtctttaaaatatttaaatatatattttgtttatatgttaAGTAGACTAACGTGGCTAAAACCTCAGCGCACAACTAATTGTAactaaaacacttttaaaaataatggattTACATAAAACACCGCTTCTCCGCCATATCTTaccttaggttttttatttctgttctGGCCAGTGCTATCTGGTGTTGATAAAATTCTATGTTTTCTGACATagtttatcaaatattttagtGCGTTCGATTCAGGAGATCTTGGTCTTAACATTGAAAAACAAgtttactatataaataaattcaatgttTATCACCTCAGACCATAATCACAGAATAGTACGACAGAATCCACAGATTAATATTAATCGTGTatgtctatcatttatttttttgattttttttaaattcttaacaatgcttaaaaaaaaaacactattacaaatttaaaaaaaaaaacatccaccttccgcttgcggggcttttgaattcccaagcaaccggcggtcagggctccagagtgaggaaccgcctcacaatacgcgctgtttcaaggactactgacTTCTGTATCCGATCCTTGATcaaacaaccaagcgaaagcttcttaagatgttggtcgaagctttatattattatagtcatATGAATACTACGTACAGTATACCTACTAACTATCGGCCTACttggccactacagggcagagCCGCCTTTTAGCCTCAGATAAAAGAGCTACGGTTTTGCAACTAGCATTGCTACTACATgctaatatgaaaataaaatcggTAATACTGACGTAGCTACTATGGTAGAGCTCGTAGGTACCGTTAGTTTCATTGTGTCATTGCTACAAAAAGATAGCACTAgtttaatagaataatttagttcaagtcaagaagttaaaatattaaataaattgtttaagcGTGGCATAGTCCTTAGGTTTAAGTTTTTAGATTTGTGTTAAACAGAATAGACAGCTTAATGTTGGTAGTGTTTGTATCATCTTGACAAATACCGTAACAACACATTCAtcggtaaatatattaaaatgcaaCAGGAATATctgtaagataaaaaaagagatataataattagtattattttttatattttagttatatgaATGTGAACGAAAAATAATCTGTTACTGTTATTTTTCCGATGTTTCAATTTATCGATTTTAAGATAACTCAAATAACAAATTTTCAATCACTATTGCGTTTTTCTCAGTTCTCATTCGCCGCACACGTGCTGAGATTTGTgatattttttgcaattattcTACTTTGCATGTTGCGTTCGACTTCTTAGAGAATATTTCTTAGAagaattcaatttataaaaaatccgAGAACAAGATCATCCtatttaaagtaagttattttttttattattttgacatgCTGGGGTGGGGCAAAATGTCTGTAGATGAAAGACCGCCACGtgtgctatattttattttttaaccaatAAATCGGTTGTTTAgatctattttattaatgtcaTTGAATATCCTGCTTTAGCTAAAGTGAttgaacttattttatttattttcggacAGTATTGAGAGTAGTAAATGTCATATGATTACCCGTGATCGATTTATTTTCGGGCGCTTGTTTTCCCTAGCGGCGCGGCGTGACATCATTGTTTTAAGGTTGTTAAATTCTTCATTACAGTAAACGTTCTAAACTTATTCAATATTCTGAAATTTGTGCATATACAACGACCCGAATCAGTAATATCTAAGTTTTCCGCATATAAACTGTAAGATCGATGtttataaactattattacCTACCGTATTATTTACCTACcgtatgtatttattagaaatatataaaattacaaatattttataaatagtcataaaattttgttattaaaggGCAGGTAAATGCTGAATTAGAGAATTGAAAGACaccattttgtaataaaaagaaaagattaatttaattttttttatttaatttattcagcaTCCTTAGtctatttatgtttgttttaagcCACCATAACATCGATTTTGAGAAAAGATCTACCATACTGTTTTTTATACCCTTTATTGATAATGGCTACTTGTTTTTGATTAGATGACTGGTAGTGCTTCTTGTGGCTAGGGAGTGAAATAACACCAATATTCTAACCTCAGGCTGGTAATAAAAATTCTTTTGCCAAAATACCCAATCACCAATGTTTTGCCTTCTGAgttggtggtagagtcactacaaactgacctacttgacgtttcaaaagtgcttataaactgggcctacttgaaataaatgaattttgggcATGGAAATCCATTTCAGGACCTTAAGATCCTTTCCTTAGACATgcttgttatatattattagacCACAAACACATTAtggtttattgatttattttgagAATAGACTTGATTGGCAATTAATTGGCTTGGGTATACATGCAATAACACTCCATCTTGTTAATCTGATTTCCTAAAGGTATGATATACAGAAggatttaattttgaaattttcataTACAGGCAATTATTGATTTACTACACTCTATTTAGTTGTTAATGTTCATCTTAGTGTACACTATAATTCAATAACAGTGGGTATTTTATTCTAATGGGTAGATTATTTCACATTGCACCCCATCATATTATCTCTTTTTCTCTTAATAGCTTCAGTCAATCATCACAGTTTTCATGGCAATGGTATCAACAGAAAAGTTGAATGGCAGTGGGACAGAAGTTCCCACTGAAGTTCTTCCTGCTTTAGCTGAGAAGCCTGTAGGCTTGCCACCAGGCAAGTATTCCCTGGTTGGATGGGATATGGATACCACTGGACGCAGACTAATTGATGAAGTAAGTTAGTTATTCTTCCAAAGATGTTgttattcaagtatataatcaCACAGTAACATTTGATTTTATCATTCAgtctaatttaataaaatcatacggctaaaaaataaatgtattttaactaCAAACTGCATATCTACACCAAGCCTTTGCtgtatttattaagttatatttaacacaGGCTAACAAATTTAGTACTAATTGTAGGGGCCATTGTTGAAGTAAGTATTACTTCCAGGGATATTCTTATCGTTCATCAAGTTACAAGTGCCTGTCACACACAATACCTACTTTAAACTTAATCATTTTTCAAACAATAAGATACCTTTAAAATTGAAGTCAATGTAAACAAACCTCTTCAGATATTTCTAGTTTTTCTTTTGTGCATAATAGCATAATCTGTActcttgtaataaaatatatttattcaaacattCATAATAGTGATGGTCTATGGTCTGAGGGAGACATagatttcattaatttatggGTTGAGCATACTtactatatttttgtaaatatgtttCCTAAGCAAATTTTGGTGTTATTAAGttgtaattgaaatatttttttaagtgtccGAAAGGGGTGCATTTTGCAATTGAACCCCAAAAAGACTCAAGTTACACATttatagctaaaaaaaaaacatgttcatGACCGCACCTCACTTACAGAACACTCACCTCACTACTTCTAATAGCATTGAGTGTGAACATCTTAAATGCAGGCCAATTCCGTGCTTATTTCAAAGGTAAAGCTTAACTAGCTTCCACAAAGCTTGGTGTGCCCAACAGTGCAAAACATTACTTTGCACCAAAGCATAGACTACAGCTTTATAAAGTGCAAGTAAGACCTCATATGGAGCATTGCTCACATCTTTGGGCTGGGGCACTTCCTTACCAACTCCTTCCATTTGATTGGATACAAAAGCTGGTTGTTTGACTTCTTGAAAATCCTAAATTGACTAGAAGCTTGGATTCCCTGAGGCACCAAAAATATTTAAGCTGTCTTTGTGTGTTTTACCAATTTTATAATAGAGAGTGTTCTGAAGAATTTAACCTTGTTCACTGTCTGACTGCACCCCACACTGTAGAAACTATTTCCATCCTCACAATCTGAATGCCTGGTATTCATCTACTATTTGCAATACCAGATCAATTCTAGGACAAACTTGCAAATTGTAGAACAATCTGCAATCTTATGAGTTCCTTAAAAACTACAATTAAACTATGTATAACTTAAAAGTAAGCAACTTATTTGTGGCTCCTCTGTTGCTAGGTATTTTCATGGCTGGTGTGGTCTCACTTAACATCCggtgacccacttgcttgtATTAATGATTGACTACTgtgataaaaattggtccagcaaactgttttttaatataggcattattatttgttattatattgttatggCACTTATTTAAATGGCTATACTAGGTATGTACTGCAAAGTTTTAATCAGTTCCACAATTCTTCTACAATCAGCACTATATTTTTCCATTATTCTAATGAGGATAATTATATTtgtcaatttaaaataacagataTGTGTTACAATAAATTGCATGTTCTGAGAAGAAACTATCACCACTATATTATGTTACTTAACTATGTACCTAGTTAAACCAtttgttcaaataaatagttcagACTCAGTTAACTATTGGgtgattaaaaaaacttaaccaaaatgttttttttcttaatgtaaattaatcaaattcaaataaaaaaatgttttattcatgtagaccttattacgggcacttatgaagcgttcataaatttaaatgttacactaatgttagtgatggtgataactgcatttgttaacttaaaactaaagttaggagcgtttcaaacgcgccctggtctaagaagagcccacaacaaacttagccaggttattttttgttattaccatctcacagtctagtttaTGGTGAGTTATCATAAGAGTAATAAGAGTTGAGctgtaataaaagtgttttgtttagtgtttgggaaaaaaaacatagattatGAGTATGAAACTCCCATGACTGTATGAGCTGAACAGTTTGAGTGTAATAAAATACGTCTAGGAACTGAAGAACATTCGCAtagttggttaaaaaaaaatgttgtgaaaaacgttttttttttcgtagatATGTCAGATAGCAGCGTACACGCCGAAGCAGACGTACTCCCAGTACATAATGCCTTATGGCGACTTGAACCCCGGTGCGCGAAGACGCCACAATGTGAGGGTGGTCACCGTTGGCCGCTATCGCATGTTGAAGGATACTAATACTCATAAGGTAAATTTTCTCGCATAACAATTATATTGCTTTTgcctatattttattaaaaagtgtgtgtttttgaagttatacttctttgggcgcgttagggaaaaatgatgagagtcaatttttacgatgcgcgcgcacgccgtcacaaaaccaacaccctgaagtaagctatagtcaacttttttgttataataaaatattttcaatgtattaaatacctacatatactataaatttctacaaacgtagtatAAGGCGgatgataaaattttgttacgccaaagaagttaatacgcacataagtacacacgtttttttaatcAGAAACTCCGATGTTTTAAGTTTTCACTACTGTTTCCAACCTTTGCAGATTACTTTATTTGTTTCTCCCTGTACTCATATagaagtgataaaaaaaaaattgaaaattctagAGTACTGAAGTAGCTTGTACACTACAAGTTTCTGATTACTACTTAGACTACTTCCATATTTCTAAGCTCCTCGAAAAGTGAACTGTAAAAACTACTTTGTTTCTAGTAAATTGTGATTGTGGTTCACAGTAAAGAGACTTTCGTTATTATTTGTATGTCTGTGGGACTCTTTAAGTGTTCTGTGATGCACTTGACAAGggattttatcttttttaaatatttatatttatctcttAGATATTGAAAACTAAATCTGAAATATCAGCACTGACAGACTTTCTGGACTGGTTGGAAAAGGAAAAGGGAGATGGCAGCGTCATACTCATTTACCACGAGCCGCGCCGTCTCAGCCCAACCATGCTATTGGAAGCTTTCACTCGGTAACTTCTTGCATTTTAATCATTTTGTACCAAACCTGGTTTTCAGAATACATTATAGTGTCTTTTAAGGAAAAAATTCCCAAAGTATTATAGGGACCACTAAAAgttctaatattttatttaaattgaattatctTAGATCTAAAGTCATCACTACTTTAGACCTGAGATAATCACTTACTGGGGTAGACTAGTTGTAATTGCAAAACTAGTCATCATTGAGCAAGTGATCACTAAGAGTCTGCAGAGAGCTAAGTTAAGTGCCTGAGCTATCTAAGTTGATCAAAAATTCCAAATAATACGATttgtaaaacaattaaaaatatcaacagCTAGTACGCCAAGTAAAAGGGCCTAGTGCGATATACGTGCAATATACTTAACTACAGCCctttagtgtaaagtattttttattctagGTAGCCTCGCGACAAGACACATAACATTTACACCTACTTTAATTGCTGatatcattatataaataacaattaaatcaTATTTTCCAGGTATAAGCTGCTGGACCGCTTCAAGTCGATAGTGGCCGGTTTCACCGACAGCTACGCACTGGCGGCGGATAAATGTAAGGCCACGGTAAAGTCGGTGTCCCTTCGAGTTTTGGCGCGAGTGTTGCTAGACGCGGACACCCTGTCGGTGGATAGCGCTCTCGATAGGGCCTCTGCGGCGTATATGATTGTCGAACATCTAGCACAAGGTAAGAGTGCCatatttaatgtataaaatagtCCCATAAGTGTTGCATATTCCCATTAGTTAGTTTGCTCCTTCAgttgagttaaattttaataatcagTATAATCTATTTACACCACCTAAAGATCTGGCAGAAAttcttaatgaaaaaataagaaAGTGACTTAGGATTCACATCCATTTTACAGGACTGGGGCACTATTACtataacttaaaatagttatcttaaaattactttttttcgaCATACCTTGATGTAAAAGTAAGAAATTTCTGAAACAACGTTATAACAATACTGCTTAAGGTAGTAAGTCCTCCGATTTATTTCATCTGAATAATTTGAAGGTATTTTACAACACTTTCCTTTTATTAGGGTATAAGGATTTCAGAAATTAAATACGTTTTAAGAAAACTGGTTCGTGACCACCTCGTTGAATAATGCAGTATCGGAGATGTGAAAAGTGAATAATGTTACTAGGAGAGCAGCAGGAAGTAGGAGCGGGAGGCGAAGGGACAACTGCAAGCAAGGATATGGTGGAGACAGCGCGACTATGGGCGCGGCCTGTTCATACGGAGCTGGAAGCTCTCGctagtttaaagaaattattagaGAGGTAAGCATATCTAGTCATTAGCGGCAGAAAAATGGCAGTAAAACTGATAATCcccataaaaaacaaaaatggggGACAAGTTCACAATTAATATCATGCAGTTATTTAATTAGCCGCCTACAAAAGCATTCAGTTCTAAATGGGTGTACAAGGTCTATAAATAATCCATATATTTAATTAAGCAGaagagttattttataaaacaatttcttGCTACAATAATGTcagctttttaaaattatacctttttaaatttgaacacttgaattatttacataaagtagTAAACTTAGGTTCAATTGAAGCTCAGCAATTAACTTCGCATTGATAAAAATTGCTTGCATTGCTTAGAACATATTTCAAatccaaataatttttttttttattgaaataacaatgcataagaatttataaaaagtacaggattaaaatgtttgttattcttAATAGATTTTATGTTCATTACCTTTTTGTAAACTGGGCTACCGCGTGTCtagacataaaaataaacaaacatacttgctTATGCT
This sequence is a window from Pararge aegeria chromosome 1, ilParAegt1.1, whole genome shotgun sequence. Protein-coding genes within it:
- the LOC120637111 gene encoding tRNA (adenine(37)-N6)-methyltransferase, producing MSENIEFYQHQIALARTEIKNLRQRISSLKHEHQKEINEIKSTLSSLRCANCKAEATSLASTHNNVQASVSQSYEITYKPIGYIETAFSNKRGVPRQSSVLTTARGVVVIDSSVFNNPEHALCGLAEFSHMWIIFHFHMTESSNAPAKVSPPRLEGEKRGVFSTRSPHRPCPIGLSLVKLHSIDGNKIYFNGVDMVNGTPVLDIKPYIPQYDYPPAYATPVTSVRPPTEGISDTAETMGSLQIADESLSPCSVQLGIDTTSQLSRSTVVDVSIPQNLLTPISPSPESPTSEDLLDGPITSPMRRVENERGAPDGQERFTPPQSALNLNQDGIRVASWVTNPPSRTYQVTFTNDANERLYELIGDRSQSFKANIQGLLSEDPRSVYVRTRYPDHEYSCVLEDLSISCVFDENACLCTIIAVRSAEDLQN
- the LOC120637492 gene encoding maternal protein exuperantia, yielding MAMVSTEKLNGSGTEVPTEVLPALAEKPVGLPPGKYSLVGWDMDTTGRRLIDEICQIAAYTPKQTYSQYIMPYGDLNPGARRRHNVRVVTVGRYRMLKDTNTHKILKTKSEISALTDFLDWLEKEKGDGSVILIYHEPRRLSPTMLLEAFTRYKLLDRFKSIVAGFTDSYALAADKCKATVKSVSLRVLARVLLDADTLSVDSALDRASAAYMIVEHLAQGEQQEVGAGGEGTTASKDMVETARLWARPVHTELEALASLKKLLERQNTFRPVFAPLLRQPRPERKRVTQLRRLLADAGLLYDQVKDAWDDQNCDGIEKLLKNLTISAKSEDIQELLTIFDCHFDPNKQPIVLQPTANRKPRPTSSTGETGEADGSTSESQQTSTQNSPNKTNNEIKQEVKTEPSEVVAAVN